A genomic segment from Flammeovirga pectinis encodes:
- a CDS encoding efflux RND transporter permease subunit: protein MLQKFISRPILSGVISVITVILGVIGLKTIPVSQYPEIAPPTVEITTSYPGANAQTIIESVIAPIEEQINGVEGMKYMTSTANSDGSAKITVIFNQGIDPDIAAVNVQNRASRANAILPQEVIRYGVTTQKTQNSALMYLSIVATSDDYDETFLQNYANINVIPELKRISGVSKIDVYGSKSYTMRIWLNPSKMAIYGLIPEDIRRAVTEQSREAAPGSLGQNTGQSFEYVLRYKGRFKDERQYENVIVFVDKKGNNIYLKDVAKVELGALSYSLASQENGKSAVTFGVFQLPNTNAQKINEALINSLENLKLSFPNGIKYSIVYNTNDFLVASIDKVSHTLVEAFILVFLVVFIFLQDFRSTLIPAIAVPVSIIGTFFILNIIGFSMNLLTLFALILGIGIVVDDAIVVVEAIHAKLESGIDNALEASKTAMREITGSLISITLIMGAVFVPVTFLNGPSGMFYKQFGITLATAILISAINALTLSPALCALFLKPHQNNLNDIKKTKLQRFYDSFNTAFELLKNQYLSILKKLFKFKWITIVGLIISVISILWLNKVTPQGFVPSEDRSVIMSNIELPAGASLGRTLAVLEQLNDITRDFDEIVDFNYSVGTNFFSGAASSNAQGFILLKNLEERKDPGSSSDAIIQKLFSRVSEIKDANIIFFQPASIPGYGDTGGFEVRFIDKKSGKLSNLNKEATAFVENLNNRNEIGFASNSLNTNFPQYEIDVDFAKAKRFDLEVSSILDVLQGYVGSLYVTDFNKFGKPYKVYIQSSPEFRKNKNDLSSIFVKNNKGQMAPIKNFISLKYINGAQSLNRFNLYNSVTINGSINPGFSSGQTIEAIKQEAKKLGGNYKIEFSGLTREEIESSGQAPIILSISILFVFLLLAAQYESLLLPFVIILSLPIGIAGAYFSSFAFGLDNNIYFQIALVMLIGLLAKNAILIVEFSKQKRENGLSIQQAALEGALDRLRPILMTSFAFILGLLPLVFSNGVGAAGSRSIGTGAAGGLLIGTLFGVLAIPVLYIIFQKLDEKIKN, encoded by the coding sequence ATGTTACAAAAATTTATTAGTAGGCCTATATTATCGGGTGTTATTTCAGTTATCACTGTAATCTTAGGTGTTATAGGTTTAAAAACGATTCCAGTTTCACAATATCCTGAAATTGCACCACCGACAGTAGAAATAACGACAAGTTATCCAGGAGCAAATGCACAAACAATTATTGAAAGTGTTATAGCACCTATCGAAGAACAAATCAATGGTGTAGAAGGAATGAAATACATGACTTCTACTGCCAATAGTGATGGTTCAGCAAAAATAACAGTAATATTTAATCAAGGTATCGATCCAGATATTGCAGCAGTAAATGTCCAAAACAGAGCTTCTAGAGCAAATGCAATATTGCCTCAAGAAGTTATTAGATATGGTGTTACAACACAAAAAACACAAAACTCAGCATTGATGTATTTGTCTATTGTTGCAACTTCTGATGATTATGATGAAACCTTTCTTCAAAATTACGCTAATATAAATGTAATTCCAGAATTAAAACGTATTAGTGGGGTAAGTAAGATAGATGTCTATGGTAGTAAGAGTTACACTATGAGAATCTGGTTAAACCCTTCGAAAATGGCTATTTATGGTTTAATTCCCGAAGATATTAGAAGAGCCGTTACAGAACAAAGTAGAGAAGCAGCTCCGGGATCATTAGGGCAAAACACAGGTCAATCGTTTGAATATGTTTTGAGGTATAAAGGTCGATTTAAAGATGAAAGGCAATATGAAAATGTTATTGTTTTTGTTGATAAAAAAGGGAATAATATTTATTTAAAAGATGTTGCTAAAGTTGAATTAGGAGCCTTATCTTATTCATTAGCATCTCAAGAAAATGGAAAAAGTGCAGTTACATTTGGTGTGTTTCAATTACCAAATACTAATGCTCAAAAAATTAATGAAGCTTTAATAAATAGTTTAGAAAATTTAAAATTAAGTTTTCCAAATGGAATAAAATATTCAATTGTCTATAATACAAATGATTTCCTAGTAGCATCAATTGATAAAGTATCTCATACTTTAGTGGAAGCATTTATACTGGTATTTTTAGTTGTTTTTATTTTTTTACAAGATTTTAGATCAACTTTAATTCCTGCGATCGCTGTTCCTGTTTCAATTATTGGAACATTCTTTATACTTAATATCATAGGTTTCTCTATGAACCTTTTGACACTTTTTGCATTAATTTTAGGAATTGGGATTGTTGTAGATGATGCAATTGTAGTCGTGGAAGCGATTCATGCTAAACTAGAAAGTGGTATTGACAATGCGTTAGAAGCTTCAAAAACTGCAATGAGAGAAATAACAGGATCGCTTATTTCTATTACACTTATTATGGGTGCAGTTTTCGTTCCTGTAACATTTTTGAATGGTCCTTCAGGAATGTTTTATAAGCAATTTGGTATAACACTAGCTACAGCTATTCTAATTTCTGCTATTAATGCTTTAACATTATCTCCTGCATTATGTGCTCTATTTTTAAAGCCTCATCAAAATAATTTAAATGATATTAAGAAAACTAAATTACAAAGGTTTTATGATTCATTTAACACAGCATTTGAATTATTGAAAAATCAATATTTATCAATTTTAAAAAAATTATTTAAATTCAAATGGATTACAATTGTAGGATTAATCATATCAGTTATTAGCATTCTTTGGCTTAATAAAGTAACGCCACAAGGTTTTGTACCTTCAGAAGATAGAAGTGTCATAATGTCTAATATAGAGTTGCCTGCGGGAGCTTCTTTAGGAAGAACATTAGCAGTATTAGAACAGTTAAATGACATTACAAGAGATTTTGACGAAATTGTGGATTTTAATTATTCTGTTGGGACTAACTTCTTTTCTGGAGCAGCTAGTAGTAATGCACAAGGTTTTATTTTACTTAAAAACCTAGAGGAAAGAAAAGATCCAGGATCAAGTTCTGATGCAATAATTCAAAAATTATTTTCACGAGTATCTGAAATTAAAGATGCTAATATAATATTCTTCCAGCCAGCAAGTATTCCTGGCTATGGTGATACAGGTGGTTTTGAAGTTCGTTTTATTGATAAAAAATCAGGTAAATTATCAAATTTAAATAAAGAAGCTACAGCTTTTGTTGAAAATTTAAATAACAGAAATGAAATTGGTTTCGCCTCTAATTCATTAAATACTAACTTTCCTCAATATGAAATTGACGTTGATTTTGCGAAAGCAAAAAGGTTTGATCTTGAAGTTTCATCAATATTAGATGTTTTACAAGGTTACGTTGGTAGTCTTTATGTAACTGATTTTAATAAATTTGGTAAACCATATAAAGTTTATATTCAGTCCTCACCAGAATTTAGAAAAAACAAAAATGATTTATCTTCAATTTTTGTGAAGAATAATAAAGGTCAGATGGCTCCAATTAAAAACTTCATTTCTTTAAAATACATAAATGGAGCTCAATCATTAAATAGATTTAACCTTTATAATTCAGTTACTATAAATGGTTCTATTAATCCAGGTTTCAGTTCTGGTCAAACAATTGAAGCAATTAAACAAGAAGCTAAGAAATTGGGTGGAAATTATAAAATTGAATTTAGTGGATTAACTAGGGAAGAGATTGAGAGTTCTGGTCAGGCACCTATTATTCTATCAATAAGTATTTTATTTGTGTTTTTATTATTGGCTGCACAATATGAAAGCTTACTGTTACCATTCGTTATAATTCTTTCTTTACCAATAGGAATTGCTGGTGCTTATTTTTCATCGTTTGCTTTTGGGCTAGATAATAATATTTATTTCCAAATAGCATTGGTAATGTTAATAGGTCTATTAGCCAAGAATGCTATATTAATTGTTGAATTTTCTAAGCAAAAAAGAGAAAATGGTTTATCAATACAACAAGCTGCTTTAGAAGGAGCTCTTGATAGATTAAGACCGATTTTAATGACATCTTTTGCTTTTATTTTAGGGCTTCTTCCATTAGTCTTCTCAAACGGTGTTGGTGCCGCAGGAAGTAGATCTATTGGAACTGGAGCTGCAGGAGGATTACTTATTGGTACTTTATTCGGGGTATTAGCGATTCCAGTATTGTACATAATTTTCCAAAAACTAGATGAGAAAATAAAAAATTAA
- a CDS encoding efflux RND transporter periplasmic adaptor subunit, whose product MFNLEMSSLKRKVNQLFIFFFFLIILFYLPSCSDNKVDREDHIETYPVFKTTTTNISSYVSYPTQIQGTEEVEIRSKISGYISKVFIDEGDYVKKNQLLFKIEANTLEQDAFAAEAAIKTAEAKVNQAEIEIEKLEPLVERDIISNVELRTAKANLASLKAQLNQAKSTYKSIVVNKDYTYIKSPTSGFIGRLNLKVGALVSPNDANPLSTISDTKNIHAYFSMNEDNLYDLIKGLNGNTLDDKINFLPKVYFEASNGEIYNKQGALNATSGKIESKTGAIQLRALFDNSEYSLLSGSSGKIRIPVYYSNVITIPMSSTFDLQGQKCVYVLSKDNILIAKSVEVLDQVERQYIIGEGLNSGEIILAEGVNKVRPNMVIKPNYVDMSNIILSFNTVFK is encoded by the coding sequence ATGTTTAATTTAGAAATGTCATCATTAAAGAGAAAAGTTAATCAACTTTTTATATTCTTCTTCTTTCTAATTATTTTATTTTATCTCCCGTCATGTTCGGATAATAAAGTTGATAGAGAGGATCATATTGAAACATACCCTGTTTTTAAGACTACAACTACTAATATTAGTAGTTATGTAAGTTACCCTACACAAATTCAAGGAACTGAAGAGGTTGAAATCAGATCTAAAATATCAGGGTATATTTCTAAAGTTTTTATTGACGAAGGTGATTATGTAAAAAAGAACCAATTATTATTTAAAATTGAAGCTAATACTTTAGAACAAGATGCTTTTGCTGCAGAAGCAGCAATAAAAACAGCTGAAGCAAAAGTAAATCAAGCAGAAATTGAAATTGAAAAATTAGAACCTTTGGTTGAAAGAGATATTATTAGCAATGTTGAATTGAGAACTGCTAAAGCTAATTTAGCATCTCTAAAAGCACAATTAAATCAAGCAAAAAGTACGTATAAAAGTATAGTTGTTAATAAAGATTATACTTATATTAAAAGTCCAACAAGTGGATTTATAGGTAGACTTAACTTAAAAGTAGGAGCATTAGTTAGTCCAAATGATGCAAACCCGTTGTCAACTATTTCAGACACAAAAAATATTCATGCTTATTTTTCAATGAATGAAGATAATCTTTATGATTTAATAAAGGGGCTGAATGGGAATACTTTAGATGATAAGATTAATTTTTTACCAAAAGTCTATTTTGAGGCTTCTAATGGTGAAATTTATAATAAACAGGGAGCATTAAACGCTACGTCAGGAAAAATTGAATCAAAAACTGGAGCTATTCAATTGAGAGCATTATTTGATAATTCTGAGTATAGTTTATTAAGTGGGAGTAGTGGGAAAATTAGAATACCAGTTTATTATTCTAATGTTATTACCATACCAATGTCTTCAACTTTTGATTTACAAGGACAGAAATGCGTATATGTTTTATCAAAAGATAATATTTTAATTGCAAAATCAGTCGAGGTATTAGATCAAGTAGAAAGACAATACATTATAGGGGAAGGTTTAAATAGTGGTGAAATAATTCTTGCCGAAGGGGTAAATAAAGTACGTCCGAATATGGTAATTAAACCTAACTATGTTGATATGAGCAACATTATCCTATCTTTTAATACAGTATTTAAATAA
- a CDS encoding GAF domain-containing protein → MIKPETPQTEKVRLEDLASYDLINSIDKIDYQNIAKIAAQICNTSISMISVIESEKQWFKGTYGIEATEGLREMSFCGHALNNPGEIMIVEDARLDERFYDNPFVVEDPHVLFYAGVPLVTNKGNPLGTICVIDNKPNKLTIQQQETLMALSSQVMRLFELRKKNYILEELNNNLNSHNVVLEKFIFQSSEDILGPMNSIESLANLLSLYRIDDPQILQIIDNLQKSVDDLRNLMDGLKNYQSN, encoded by the coding sequence ATGATAAAGCCAGAAACACCACAAACAGAAAAAGTAAGGTTAGAAGATCTAGCATCCTACGACTTAATTAATAGTATTGATAAAATAGATTATCAGAATATTGCAAAAATAGCCGCTCAGATATGCAATACATCAATCTCTATGATTAGTGTAATTGAAAGTGAAAAACAATGGTTTAAAGGAACGTATGGAATTGAGGCAACAGAAGGACTAAGAGAAATGTCATTTTGCGGACACGCATTAAATAATCCCGGAGAAATAATGATTGTAGAAGATGCTCGTTTAGACGAAAGATTCTATGATAACCCTTTTGTTGTAGAAGATCCTCATGTTTTATTTTATGCAGGTGTACCACTGGTAACAAATAAAGGGAATCCTCTAGGTACAATTTGTGTAATTGATAATAAACCAAATAAACTTACCATACAGCAACAAGAAACTTTAATGGCATTATCTAGTCAAGTAATGCGGTTGTTTGAGTTAAGAAAGAAGAACTATATTCTAGAAGAGTTGAATAATAATTTAAATAGTCATAATGTAGTTCTTGAGAAATTTATATTCCAATCGTCAGAGGATATTCTCGGGCCAATGAATTCTATTGAGAGTCTAGCAAACTTATTAAGTCTTTACAGAATTGATGATCCTCAAATATTACAAATAATAGATAATCTCCAAAAATCCGTAGATGATCTAAGAAATTTAATGGATGGGTTGAAAAATTATCAGAGTAATTAG
- a CDS encoding LacI family DNA-binding transcriptional regulator translates to MKKKRPTIKDIARKLDISVSTVSRALRDAQDINPITKRKVVELADKIGYKKSVLAAGLASKKSFLIGVIIPELTVTFFGTVIMGIDEFLKPLGYDLIIVYSDENENKESDCIDLLIDRQVDGILISLSFNTRKDDHLRRAMEEEIPIVVFDRILPNSVLPIPRVIVDDFDAGYQATTHLINKGYKRIAFITGPTDMHISQERLLGYKTAMERNGRGTSADLIVPTIDLRRSVGTALDKLMVLKERPDAIIAFNDPIAFKLISLLHKRGIKIPDRIAVMGISGDAMGELFYPSLSTINQPAKEMGYIAAGLLQDRINEMKKAKDNGRVFIPMSIIRKLPVQLIEREST, encoded by the coding sequence ATGAAAAAGAAAAGACCAACCATAAAAGATATTGCCAGAAAATTAGATATTTCTGTCTCTACGGTATCAAGAGCATTAAGAGATGCACAGGATATTAACCCTATTACAAAAAGAAAAGTTGTAGAGTTAGCAGATAAAATTGGCTATAAAAAAAGTGTTTTAGCTGCAGGGTTAGCAAGTAAGAAGTCATTTCTTATCGGTGTAATAATACCAGAATTAACCGTAACATTCTTTGGTACTGTGATAATGGGTATCGATGAATTTCTTAAACCATTAGGGTACGACCTTATTATAGTTTATAGCGATGAGAATGAAAATAAAGAAAGTGATTGTATTGACTTGTTAATTGATAGGCAAGTAGACGGAATACTTATTTCTTTATCATTTAATACAAGAAAAGATGATCATTTACGCAGAGCAATGGAAGAGGAGATTCCAATTGTAGTATTTGATAGAATTTTGCCCAATAGTGTATTGCCCATACCAAGAGTTATTGTAGATGATTTTGATGCAGGTTACCAGGCAACAACTCATCTAATTAATAAAGGATATAAACGTATAGCATTTATAACTGGCCCTACAGATATGCACATTTCTCAGGAACGATTACTAGGCTATAAAACAGCTATGGAGAGGAACGGCAGAGGTACATCTGCAGATTTAATAGTTCCTACAATAGATTTAAGAAGGAGTGTAGGTACTGCTTTAGATAAATTGATGGTCTTAAAAGAACGTCCAGATGCGATTATTGCATTTAACGATCCAATTGCTTTCAAATTAATCAGTTTATTGCATAAAAGAGGAATAAAAATTCCAGATAGAATTGCAGTAATGGGTATTTCTGGTGATGCTATGGGAGAGTTATTTTACCCGTCCTTATCAACAATAAACCAACCAGCAAAAGAAATGGGGTACATAGCGGCAGGGTTATTACAAGATAGGATTAATGAAATGAAAAAAGCCAAAGATAACGGTAGAGTATTTATTCCAATGTCTATAATTAGAAAATTACCTGTACAATTAATTGAAAGAGAAAGTACTTGA